The genome window GATCGCAGCCGGAATAACAGTACTGGCCAGTCTTGAGAAACGGCTCGGCGACATCAAATTCAACATCGAGAATTTCGATTGGGGTTCGGATTATTACAAGAAGTACGGGGTGATGATGCCCTCGGATGGGCTGAACCAGCTCAAGAAATTCGATGCTATCTATTTCGGCGCAGTGGGCGCGCCAGACGTGCCCGATCACATTACGCTCTGGGGTCTGCGTCTGCCGATCTGTCAGGGCTTCGACCAGTATGCCAATGTCCGCCCCACCAGAATCCTGCCGGGCATCACGCCGCCTCTGCGTAATTGCGGCCCCGGGGATCTCGACTGGGTTATTGTGCGTGAGAATTCGGAAGGTGAATACTCCGGCCATGGGGGGCGCGCTCACAAGGGGCTGCCGGAAGAGGTGGGAACCGAGGTCGCCATCTTCACCCGCGTCGGCGTTACACGCATCATGCGCTATGCCTTCAAGCTGGCACAGGCGCGACCGCGCAAATTCCTGACTGTCGTCACCAAATCCAACGCCCAGCGCCACGGTATGGTGATGTGGGATGAAATTGCCGCGGAAGTCGCGGAAGAATTCCCCGACGTCACGTGGGACAAGATGCTGGTGGATGCCATGACGGTCCGCATGACGCTTAATCCGAGAAGCCTCGACACCATCGTTGCCACAAATCTGCATGCTGACATTCTGTCCGACCTTGCGGGCGCATTGGCCGGCAGCCTCGGCGTTGCACCCACTGCCAATATCGATCCAGAACGTCGCTACCCGTCAATGTTCGAGCCAATCCATGGCTCGGCCTTTGATATCACCGGGAAAGGCATCGCCAATCCGGTCGCTACGTTCTGGACCGCTGTACAGATGCTCGACCATCTCGGAGAGACGGATGCATCCGCGCGGCTGATGCGCGCCGTCGAGCGCGTTACCGGCGCTGGCATCCTCACACCCGATATCGGTGGAACCGCGACGACAAAGGAGGTTACCGAGGCAGTGGTCGACGCGATCTACTCTTCGAACAGCTGAACAGCAGCAACTCGCCCGTACGGAAAACTTGAGACAAGGCGAGCGATCGAGATGGGCAAAGGTCGCCCAGGCGGCGAGATGCGCTGTGGTCCTAAAACCCGCCCTCAGACACCCTCGGCGGTATCGCCTGAAATCACCCAGCAAAATTTCGCGGTAGTAATCCGTTAGTACCAGTGGGCGCTTGCCGTTTGCTATGTTCCAACCGATCGGATTCCAAGGGAGGAAACAAGCATGCCAAGCGCCAAGATCCTAATGATCACGGGGGACTACACAGAAGACTACGAGACCATGGTTCCGTTCCAAACCCTGCTCGCCTGCGGATATACGGTTCACGCCGCTTGCCCAGGAAAAAAGGCGGGCGAGACGGTTGCGACAGCGATCCACGATTTTGAAGGCGACCAGACCTACTCTGAGAAGCGCGGGCACAATTTCGCGCTGAATGCGACGTTCAATGACCTCCGCGCCGAGGATTACGATGCGCTCGTCATTCCCGGCGGCCGAGCGCCCGAATATCTTCGGCTCGACCCTAATGTGCTCAAGGCCGTCCGACATTTCTTCGACGCCGGCAAGCCCGTCGCAGCAATCTGCCACGGGGCGCAAGTGCTTGCCGCAGCAGGTGTTCTCGGGTCGCACATGTTCAGCCTATCCGGCCTGCCGGCCAGAAGTTGAGCTTGCTGGCGGAACTTACGCCGAGATTGCCATCAGCGATGCGGTGACAGACGGCAACCTCGTTACTGCGCCCGCGTGGCCAGCGCACCCTGCCTGGCTGAAGCAGTTCATGACTGTGCTGGCTGCCTGAGCACTGCTAAGGGCCGCCTCGATGACGGCACCGGGAGAGATGAAATGTGTGAACTGTTCATCAAAGCTGATGCGCGTCTGTGGGAAAGCACGACGAGGTCGCTGCGCATCGAGGCATGGTCACGAGCGTCAGGCTAGAGAACTTCTTTTGGTCGAAGCTCGAAGAGATCGCCCGGCGCGACAGCATGAATGTAGTCCAGCTCATTACCAGGCTGCACCATGAATCGATCGACGCTGGTCACGACCTCGGCAATTTCACCTCATTCTTGAGAGTATGCTGTGCTCGTTATCTCGACCTCCAGCTTTCTGGCGACATCCCTGCGAACCTTTCCCAGCCGATCGGTAGCCTCAACGCCAGGGCAATCCTTGGGCGTGAGCGCGAAAAGTATCATTGACTTGCGCTTGGCGTCCGAGCGGATCAAAACTGCGCCTAAGGATTCGGGGCGTCGGGCTAGCATATGCAAGGAAAACAGATCGCAATAATTGGCGGGGGACCTGCCGGACTTATGGCTGCGGAGGTGCTGTCCCTCTCTGGTCATTCAGTAACTGTCTATGACAGCATGCCAACGGTTAGTCGCAAATTTCTCCTCGCGGGAAAGTCCGGCCTTAACATTACACATGCCGAGGAATATACGCATTTCGCCAACCGTTATGGCCTTGCGTCCGATCGATTGCGCCCTGCCCTTGATGCCTTCACGCCGAACGATGTGCGATCCTGGGCAGCAGCGCTTGGCACGGAGACTTTCGTCGGCTCCTCCGGGCGCGTCTTTCCGAAGGCAATGAAGGCCTCGCCACTTCTGCGCGCCTGGCTTAGCAGACTGAACACGCAAGGCGTCAAAATCCTGACCCGTCATCGCTGGACGGGTTTTGTCGAAAGCGGTTATGCGTTCGATACTCCATCTGGTCCCACAATCGTTCACTGCGATGCCGCGTTGCTGGCGCTTGGCGGTGCAAGCTGGCCGCGGCTTGGATCCGATGGATCCTGGACATCGTGGCTACGCGGTAAGGGGGTGGAGGTCCGCGACTTTCAACCCGCAAATTGCGGTTTCGATGTCGGCTGGAGCGAGATGTTCCGGGAACGTTTCGCTGGCGAACCGGTAAAATCTGTGATTGCCACATCGGACGCGGGCACGTTTCCCGGTGAGTTCGTGATAACGGCGAACGGCATCGAGGGTAGTCTCGTCTACGCGCATGCGGCCAGTTTGCGCGACCGACTTGAAAGGGACGGCACAGCCACCCTCGTGCTCGACCTTTCGCCCGGCAGAACAACGGAGCGGGTGGCACGGGATATCGCGCAACAAGACAGGAAGGCAAGCCTCTCCAATCGGCTTCGCAAGGGAGCGGGTATCGAGGGCGTCAAGGCAGCCCTGGTGCGGGAAGTCGCTCAAGAAGGCGATCTGGCCGATCCGCAACGTCTCTCCAGGCTCATCAAGGCCCTGCCGCTTCCTGTCCTCAAACCACGGCCCATCGAGGAGGCTATCTCTTCGGCCGGCGGCGTTAGCTGGAGCGGCGTTGACGACCGTTATATGCTCAAGGCAATCCCCGGAATTTTCGTTGCCGGGGAAATGCTTGACTGGGAAGCACCTACCGGGGGTTATCTCCTCACCGCCTGTTTTGCTACCGGCCGGGCGGCGGCTCGAGGGATTGAGGCATGGTTGCGGCGTTGAACTGAGGGCCGGGGATGTTCCGGGTCGACACCCAAATACCATTCCCAGGCAAAACAAAACTCAAGATTTCGGCGTAAACAGGCTAGTACGCAAGAGTCAACGAAGCTCCTATCTTCTTGCGGTCATTTGCGTGTCTGATTCAATGTGAGTAAAAATTTCAAGTGGACGGTCTTGATTTGTGGGAATTCAAGATTTCGACAAATGTTCGTTTAAAAACATTATCGGCGCTTTCAGCGAAGCCTCTTGAATGCGGTCTTATCCGAGATTATTTTATTCTTAAGCGTGCGGTGCACGCGGACAATAATGCTTTGCTTAAGCTTCATATATGGAGGTTGTCATGGCAAACGCGCTGATGGAAGGAAAGAAAACACAGGATTGGGCCAACCTGGTCCTGGCGGTATGCTTGTTCATCTCCCCTTGGTTCTTCGGCTTCATGGCCGAAACCACGCCGACATGGAACGCATGGGTCGTCGGCATCGTACTCGGTGCACTGACTGTCGCAGCGATTTCAGCATTCGCCGAATGGGAGGAGTGGGCAAACATGGTACTCGGGCTCTGGCTGGTCGCGTCTCCCTGGGTGCTTGGTTTTACGGCCAATGTGAACGCGATGTGGACTCACGTGGTCCTTGGGCTGCTCGTCGCCGCCGTGTCGGCTTGGGCGGTTTGGGATTTCCGCCACCCCCACGCTCACGCCTAAGCCCAGCCCAGCCCCCTGGGCTCTTACTGCAAAGCCCGTCGCGTAAAGCGGCGGGCTTCAGTGACCTGATAGGATTGACCGCTAACGCTTTTTTGGCATTCCCTGCGGCCGCATGAAGCGTTTTTGCGCCGCTATGCGGAAGATGGCATTGGGGGCGCCGTAACCCTTGTAGCCCCTGCGTTGGACGATCTCGAAGAAGAACCCCTCGCCGTAGTTCGGGCTATAGAGTTGGAAATACTCGCCATTCTCATCGCGATCATAGAGAATATTGGCCTCCTTGAGCCTGTCGGCAAGATCAGGGTCAAGACCGAAGCGTGCTTCAACGTCATCGTAATAGTTCGGCGAAATCTGTAACGGCACAAAGCCGTTGGCTTTCAACACCTTGGCTGTCTCAAAGATATCGTCCGTCCTGAAGGCCAGGTGCTGGACACTCGATCCGAATTTCTCGGCAAGGAAATGACCGGCCAGGGTGCGCCGGTTCTCTGCACCGTTCATCGTGATGCGCAGCGAACCGGCCTCGTTTTCGACGACCTGGCTGCGCACGATGCCAGACGGATCGATGATATCAACCATCGGCGTCTTCCTCGCCTTGAGGATTGATGTGTAAAAGAGAAGCCAGGTCAGCATTTCATCGAAATTCATCGTCTGCGCCACATGGTCGAATTGCAGCAGTCCGGCATCCCGTGTCGTGGCATCGTCCTCGACGGGGTCGAATTCAATCTCCCAGATGTTCCTGAGCTCCGATTTGCCATCGACAAAATAGAGAACCCCCCCGCCCACACCGCGTATGGCGGGCATCGTGACCTCGGACGGTCCGACGCCCTGTTCGAAGGGTTCCGCCCCGAGTGCCCGGGCGCGTTCGACAGTCGCGCGGGCATCCGCCACATTGAGGCCGAGCGCGTAAGCCGACGTGCCATGGACCGCATAGGAAGAGTGGGCGAAACCTTCCCGTTCGGTGTTGATAACAAGATTGATGCCGCCCTGACTGTAACGGCTCACCTGTTTGGTCTTGTGGGTACCGGTTTTGCGGAAACCCAACGTATTCAGAAGCGAGGCAAGCTCTCTGGCTTCGTCCTCATTGGCCGCGAATTCAACGAATTCAACGCCGTTGACCTCGATAGGCCCCGGCATTGCCGGAACCGTCATTGCGACGTCCGGCTCACTTTGTTTCACCTGATCGCCGAGATAGATCAGCGAGCGGTGACCGTCTGTTGCAATCGGTTTTGGCGAACCGCCACGAAACTGGTCATTGAAGATCTCCAGCGATAGATAGCCATCGTAGCCCGTGGCAGCGACAGAGCGCATGAAATCGAGAACGGGTAGATCGCCCTCGCCCGGCATGTTCCGGTAGTGGCGACTCCAGTAGAGCAGATCCATGTCGATCAGCGGTGCGTCCGCCAGCTGGATGATGAAGATCTTTTCCTTGGGGATCGAGCGGATGGAATTGACGTCGATCTTTCGCGCAAGTGTATGGAAGCTGTCGAGAATCAGGCCGATACTGGGGTGATCGGCACGCCGGACGATTTCCCAGGCGTCACGATGGTCGTTGATATGCCGTCCCCAGGCGAGTGCCTGATAGCCAACGCGAAGACCCCGTTTGGCCGCGCGTTCACCGAGTTCATGGAAATCTGCTGCAGCGCGGTCAACACCGCCCAGCGCGATCGGGGAAACATTGGAGCAGACCAGAACGAGATCCGTGCCGAGGTCCTGCATCACATCGAATTTGCGTTCGGCCCGGTCAAAGGCGCGGGATCGCTGCGGCTCGGGCATGCCTTCAAAATCACGGAAGGGCTGGAAGAGCGTAATCTCCAGCCCATGATCACGGACCATCTTGCCCACATCGCGCGCGCTGCCGTCGAAGGCCAGAAAATCGTTCTCGAATATTTCGACGCCATTGAATCCGGCTCGGGCAATTGCATCCAGCTTTTCCGGAAGTTCCCCGCTGAGCGAAACCGTTGCTATCGACGTTTTCATGCCGCACCTGCCGGTGTTGTTGGGAGGGTCAGGATGGTGCGCGCCTCGTCACAGGTCGCAACTCGTCGTCCATGGCGTACGACTATCTCCGCCGCGATCTCGACCAGTTCTGCATTGCTTCGGGCCAGCCGCTCCTTGATCACGCGAATATTGTCCTCGAGGCCAGTGCGTACAGCATTCGCTCCCCGTAACAGAGCCCATTCCATCACCGGTGCCTGATGGCGGCCGATGCCAGCCGCAGTCCACGTTGCCTTAGGCAATATCCGCCGGAGTTCCCCGCGTAGAACGTCAAGAAGATGTTCGTCAGCAGGTAGGGCGTTCTCGACTCCCATGACGAACTGGATATGCGGATGGTCGTCCATTAATCCGGCCTCTACCAGTCGGCGCGCACCATGCAGATGCGACAGATCAAAGATTTCGATCTCCGGCCGGATCCCGTTCTCGCGCATCTTGGTTGCAAGGTCAGTGACGAGCGTTGTGTGGTTCTCGTAGACGATGGTCGGGAAGTTCACCGACCCTGTCGACAGCGAGGCCATATCGGGCTTGAGGTAAAGCGATGATCCGCGCTGACCGGGATCTCGGCCCCGGCCGCCTGTCGAGAACTGCACGATGATTCCAGGGCAATGGCTGACGATACCGGCTTGAACGGCTGCAAAGCGCTCGGGGTCTGACGAGGGGCTTTCGTCGTCATTGCGAACGTGAATGTGCACAAGCGATGCCCCGGCCTCATAGGCCTCGTGTGTCGATTCAATTTGCTCTGCCGGGCTGATCGGAACAGCCGGGTTGTCCCTCTTGCGTGGCACCGATCCGGTGATCGCGACTGCAATGACGACTGGGTTCATCCGGGCCTCTCCCCTGGCTGTGCTGGATACCATCGCAGAAGACCGTCCTGTGGTCACCTCAACGGGCAACTTTGCGACCTATTGACATGAACGTACCAGTTCGTACATTATGCGTCAATACAGGCGGCTGAGGAGCTACCGCCTTAGTCAACAGGAAGTGTCGGGAGGAGACATCCAAATGCATTGTGGCAGCACGGGGCTTTGCCTACCGCTGAACCGGAATTCAGCAGCATGTTGACCGCTCGCAAGATCCTCGTGCTCAATGGCCCCAATTTGAACCTGCTCGGAAAGCGCCAGCCGGAAATCTACGGTCATGAGACGCTTGGCGATGTAGAGGCGGAATGCCGGTCCATCGCTGCTGAACTTGGGTTTTCAGTGGATTTTCGACAGAGCAACGCCGAACACGAGTTGATCTCCTGGCTCCATGAGGCTCGCGAGACCGTTGCTGGCATTGTCATAAATCCCGCAGGTTACTCGCATACTTCCGTCGCGATCATGGACGCGCTTGCGGCATGTCCCTGCCCGATCATCGAAGTGCACATTTCCAATATCCATCGCCGCGAGGCATTCCGCCACCACAGCTACGTGTCGCATGTCGCAACGGGCGTGATCTGCGGCTGCGGCACGCAAGGTTATACGCTGGCACTGCGCCGCCTTTCTGTTCTACTCGAGAAGGTCACTCCATGATCCATCCGGAACGTTCCCGCTTTCTCCTCGGCCTCGTCGGTGCGGGAATCCAGGCATCGCGCACCCCACCGATGCATGAGCGCGAGGGCGACGAGCAGGGCTTTCGCCTGCTGTATCAGAGCATCGACCTTGAGCAGCTTGAAGTTGGCCCCGAGGCTCTTCCGGAACTGCTGATCGCCGCGGAGCGCATGGGTTTTACCGGGTTGAATGTCACGCACCCCTGCAAGCAGGCCATCATTCCCTGTCTCGACGAGCTTTCGCCAGATGCGGCGGCGCTCGGCGCAGTCAATACAGTCGGCCTGAGTAATGGCCGCCGCATCGGTCACAATACCGATTGGTGGGGGTTTTCGGAGAGCTTCAAGCGCGGCCTTCCTGGTGCCGGGCTGTCTTCCGTCGTGCAACTCGGTGCTGGTGGAGCTGGCGCGGCGGTAGCCCATGCGCTCATGACGCTGGGCGTTCGTGAACTCGTCCTGTCGGATAGGGATAAGCATCGGGCAGAAGGGGTGGCTGCGGCGCTCAATGAGCGTTTCGAGCGTTTCGGCGCCGGCTGCGTTCGTGTCTCGCAAGATCTCGCAACCGATATGGCGAAGGCCAACGGTCTGGTCCATTGCACCCCGACGGGAATGGAGAAATACCCCGGCTTGCCGCTGCCCGTCGAATTGCTCCACCAGAAATTGTGGGTCGCCGAGATCGTCTATTTTCCGCTTGAAACCGAGCTCCTTCGCACTGCGCGCCGCATTGGCTGCCGCACGCTTGATGGCGGTGGAATGGCGGTCTTTCAGGCCGTTGAAGCTTTCCGACTGTTTACGGGCGTAATACCCGATCACGAGCGCATGTTGCGCCACTTTGTTCAACTCGGTTCAGGCGCGAAGGACGCAGCCGCCTGATCCGGGGTCCATCATTGATGCCTTAACGAGGAGGAGACGTCCATGCATCAATCAGTAGGGGTGAAAGCACCCGGAAAAGCGGCGCTAGCGAGTTGGATCGGAAGCGCTGTCGAATATTATGATTTCTTTATCTACGGCACCGCCGCAGCTCTGATCTTTCCGAAGATTTTCTTCTCGGCAGCCAATCCGCAGGCGGCCGCCATCGCTTCATTCGCAACCTTTGGCGTCGCCTATATCGCACGCCCCTTCGGCGCGGTCATCCTTGGTCACGTCGGTGATAAATTCGGCCGGAAAAAGGTTCTGACCTTTACCCTGCTCTTGATGGGTTTCTCGACCTTCATCATCGGTTGCCTGCCGACCTATGATCATGTCGGCATTCTCGCACCAATTCTTCTGGTGATCGCACGTCTTCTGCAGGGTATTTCTGCGGCCGGCGAACAGGCCGGGGCCAATTCGATGACGCGGGAGCACGCACCGCCCAACCGCCGAGCGTTCTTTACCAGCTTTACGCTGAGTGGGACGCAGGCGGGACTCATCCTGGCAACTCTTGTCTTCATTCCCATTTCGAAACTGCCAGAGGCCGACCTGTTGTCGTGGGCCTGGCGCATTCCCTTCTTTCTCAGCCTTGTCGTGGTCATTGTCGGGTTCTGGGTGCGCCGCACCTCGCCGGAAACGCCGGTATTCCTCGAAGAAGCGAGGAAACACGAGAAAGCCAAGGTACCCTTGGTCACACTGTTCAGCAATTATTGGGCCGATGTGTTGCGTATCATTTTCGCCGCACTGATCTCGGTCGTCAGCACCATCTTCAGCGTGTTCACGCTTTCCTACGCGGTCAACACGATGCAGATTGACCGATCGACCATGCTGACGGTTCTTGTCCTCGCCAATATTGTCGCTCTTGGCGCAATCCCCCTGTGGGCTTCGCTCGCTGACCGCATCGGGCGCAAGCCGGTCTTCATTTTCGGTGCGCTCGGTTGCGCGGTCCTGATCTGGCCCTATATCTGGGCAATCAGCCAAGGCAATCTCACGCTGATCTTTGTCCTTGGTATTCTGCTATCGGGCGTGGTCTATAGTGCGTCGAATGGGGTCTGGCCCGCACTCTATGGTGAAATGTTCGATACGCGTGTCCGTCTCTCCGGGATGGCGATCGGGACGCAGATCGGCTTTGCCCTGGGCGGCTTCGCGCCGACAATCAGTGCGGCTCTTCTTGGCACAGGACCGAACGGCTGGGTTCCCGTCGCGGCGTTCACGTCGGTGACTGCGATCGTCGCTGCGATCTCCGCCGCGACCGCTTTCGAGACTTACCGAACGCCAATGCTTGAACTGGGCAAAAAACCGGTCAACATCGCGGCTTGACCTCCGGCATGGGCGGGAGAATGCATTCCCGCCCATTACTTCTTTTGGAGAAGAGCGATCACCGCGTCCGCAATCATCTGCTTGTGTTTCTGACGCCGTCCGGGTTCCGACAAATCGACACGGTGTATCGCGCCGAAGGTGTGGCGGTTCGCAACGCGGAAGAAGCAGAAGGCGCTGATCATCATGTGGACATCGACCGGCTCAAGGTCCGAACGAAACAGGCCCGAGGCGCGGCCGCGTTCCAGGATTGCTTCGATGATCTGGATAATCCGCAGATTGATTTCGCGGATGGACGACGCCTCGGCGAGATGCTTGCCCTGATTTATGTTTTCGATGGTGACGAGCCGAACAAAATCGGTATGACTGTCGTCATTCTCAAACGTCTGATCGATGACCCGGCGCAACGCCTCGACCGGGTCGAGCATATCAAGTTCCAGCGCGGACTCGATCGCCCGGATATCGGCATAGGCCTTTTCGAGAACGGCGAGATAAAGCCCGTCCTTGCCGCCGAAATAATAGTAGATCATGCGCTTTGACGTGCGCGTCCGCTCGGCAATGGCATCAACCCGGGCGCCACTGAGGCCATAAGCAGCAAATTCTTCGGTTGCCACCGCAAGTATGTCCGCCTTGGTCCGGTCCGGATCATTGGTCCGGCTCCGCTCATTTGATACACGTTTCCGGGAGGGCGTTGAAATTGACATGCTTGATTCTGTCCGCGTTATATTGATCCAATCCACATAATGGACGAACCCGTACGTTCAACGCAACAGCTGCAATCCACCGTTTAGGGTGAAATCAATGTGAGCGTCTTTTCGTCGGGCCGCCCTTCGCACCAGCGTTTCAATGCCTGGAAGAATGGGTCGTCTGCTCCCCCCACCGCCATCGTGAACAGCGTCATGCACGATCTGAACTTGATGTCATCGGGTGAGCCGAAGATAGATTGCAGCGAATGTGCCTCGATCTGCAAAACGGTATCTGTACACAGATAGAGCCTTGATCCGAGGAGTGGATGTGCGAGGTATGCACGCGCCTCGTCCAGTGAGGCAATGCCGTAGAACTCGGCTGTCGGCGAATGGCCGAGGCCACGCAATTGCGGGAAGACAAACCACATCCAATGGCTTTGTTTTCGGCCGCCTTGCAGTTCCTTCAGCGCGATCTCGAAGACGGGCGCCTGCGCGACAACGAAACGTTCAAGGTCGAAGAGATCTTTTTGCGGCATCAGTTCTCCCTTCCGGGGCGCTTACCCTACGAGAACGCGCTCTTTATAACAGGGACGGCCAGAACCTCAAATTGGTCAGCTACAGCGGAATTGATATTTGCGGCGGCGCGACCGCCAACGATTGGCCGGTTTTGTTCACCGCGAAGAGAGAGTAACCCGCTGCTTACTCATCCATGACTCCACACCACGCCATGTGCGCACAACGCATGTCAAACGGAATAGCATTGGCTGCTAGCTCCGCCTAAGAAATTATAGCGAGAAAGCGGTTATTGAAGCGGCTGTTACATCCGTGCAAACTTGGGATGCTGATTGACCCCAGCAGAGGCCCGGTGCCCATCGACCCCCAAGCCCGGCCGGGCCTCTCCCCCTCCCACCGGCTTATGATCACAAAATGGACTCGGACGACCGCACCCCACCCAAAACAGAATATGAACCGTACCTCACTCCGATGCGGCCCTATGTGGTTCTTTTTGTCGTGATAACTGTACTGGTGCTTTTTGCGGGCTGGTTGTTCAGCCGATAACCCCCAAATACCAAATGGAAACAGGCTTCGCCTTTGAAGCGAAGCCTGTTGTCGTTTTCGTGTGATGATTAGGCAACCAGCCTACTTGTTCTTGCCTCCTGGACCACCCTGGTTGCCGCCGCCCTGGTTGCCGCCACCCTGGTTGCCGCCACCCTGATTACCGCCACCCTGACCGCCGTTTCCGTCGCTTCCGTTGTTGGAGCCGTCAGCGTCGGTTCCATCCCCGTTATTGCTGTTGCCGGGGTTGGAGCTGTCATTACCATCTGGGTCGTTG of Phyllobacterium zundukense contains these proteins:
- a CDS encoding tartrate dehydrogenase, yielding MREYAIAAIPADGIGPEVIAAGITVLASLEKRLGDIKFNIENFDWGSDYYKKYGVMMPSDGLNQLKKFDAIYFGAVGAPDVPDHITLWGLRLPICQGFDQYANVRPTRILPGITPPLRNCGPGDLDWVIVRENSEGEYSGHGGRAHKGLPEEVGTEVAIFTRVGVTRIMRYAFKLAQARPRKFLTVVTKSNAQRHGMVMWDEIAAEVAEEFPDVTWDKMLVDAMTVRMTLNPRSLDTIVATNLHADILSDLAGALAGSLGVAPTANIDPERRYPSMFEPIHGSAFDITGKGIANPVATFWTAVQMLDHLGETDASARLMRAVERVTGAGILTPDIGGTATTKEVTEAVVDAIYSSNS
- a CDS encoding TIGR03862 family flavoprotein, encoding MQGKQIAIIGGGPAGLMAAEVLSLSGHSVTVYDSMPTVSRKFLLAGKSGLNITHAEEYTHFANRYGLASDRLRPALDAFTPNDVRSWAAALGTETFVGSSGRVFPKAMKASPLLRAWLSRLNTQGVKILTRHRWTGFVESGYAFDTPSGPTIVHCDAALLALGGASWPRLGSDGSWTSWLRGKGVEVRDFQPANCGFDVGWSEMFRERFAGEPVKSVIATSDAGTFPGEFVITANGIEGSLVYAHAASLRDRLERDGTATLVLDLSPGRTTERVARDIAQQDRKASLSNRLRKGAGIEGVKAALVREVAQEGDLADPQRLSRLIKALPLPVLKPRPIEEAISSAGGVSWSGVDDRYMLKAIPGIFVAGEMLDWEAPTGGYLLTACFATGRAAARGIEAWLRR
- a CDS encoding SPW repeat protein; its protein translation is MANALMEGKKTQDWANLVLAVCLFISPWFFGFMAETTPTWNAWVVGIVLGALTVAAISAFAEWEEWANMVLGLWLVASPWVLGFTANVNAMWTHVVLGLLVAAVSAWAVWDFRHPHAHA
- a CDS encoding bifunctional sugar phosphate isomerase/epimerase/4-hydroxyphenylpyruvate dioxygenase family protein translates to MKTSIATVSLSGELPEKLDAIARAGFNGVEIFENDFLAFDGSARDVGKMVRDHGLEITLFQPFRDFEGMPEPQRSRAFDRAERKFDVMQDLGTDLVLVCSNVSPIALGGVDRAAADFHELGERAAKRGLRVGYQALAWGRHINDHRDAWEIVRRADHPSIGLILDSFHTLARKIDVNSIRSIPKEKIFIIQLADAPLIDMDLLYWSRHYRNMPGEGDLPVLDFMRSVAATGYDGYLSLEIFNDQFRGGSPKPIATDGHRSLIYLGDQVKQSEPDVAMTVPAMPGPIEVNGVEFVEFAANEDEARELASLLNTLGFRKTGTHKTKQVSRYSQGGINLVINTEREGFAHSSYAVHGTSAYALGLNVADARATVERARALGAEPFEQGVGPSEVTMPAIRGVGGGVLYFVDGKSELRNIWEIEFDPVEDDATTRDAGLLQFDHVAQTMNFDEMLTWLLFYTSILKARKTPMVDIIDPSGIVRSQVVENEAGSLRITMNGAENRRTLAGHFLAEKFGSSVQHLAFRTDDIFETAKVLKANGFVPLQISPNYYDDVEARFGLDPDLADRLKEANILYDRDENGEYFQLYSPNYGEGFFFEIVQRRGYKGYGAPNAIFRIAAQKRFMRPQGMPKKR
- a CDS encoding 3-keto-5-aminohexanoate cleavage protein, which gives rise to MNPVVIAVAITGSVPRKRDNPAVPISPAEQIESTHEAYEAGASLVHIHVRNDDESPSSDPERFAAVQAGIVSHCPGIIVQFSTGGRGRDPGQRGSSLYLKPDMASLSTGSVNFPTIVYENHTTLVTDLATKMRENGIRPEIEIFDLSHLHGARRLVEAGLMDDHPHIQFVMGVENALPADEHLLDVLRGELRRILPKATWTAAGIGRHQAPVMEWALLRGANAVRTGLEDNIRVIKERLARSNAELVEIAAEIVVRHGRRVATCDEARTILTLPTTPAGAA
- the aroQ gene encoding type II 3-dehydroquinate dehydratase, which encodes MLTARKILVLNGPNLNLLGKRQPEIYGHETLGDVEAECRSIAAELGFSVDFRQSNAEHELISWLHEARETVAGIVINPAGYSHTSVAIMDALAACPCPIIEVHISNIHRREAFRHHSYVSHVATGVICGCGTQGYTLALRRLSVLLEKVTP
- a CDS encoding shikimate dehydrogenase, coding for MIHPERSRFLLGLVGAGIQASRTPPMHEREGDEQGFRLLYQSIDLEQLEVGPEALPELLIAAERMGFTGLNVTHPCKQAIIPCLDELSPDAAALGAVNTVGLSNGRRIGHNTDWWGFSESFKRGLPGAGLSSVVQLGAGGAGAAVAHALMTLGVRELVLSDRDKHRAEGVAAALNERFERFGAGCVRVSQDLATDMAKANGLVHCTPTGMEKYPGLPLPVELLHQKLWVAEIVYFPLETELLRTARRIGCRTLDGGGMAVFQAVEAFRLFTGVIPDHERMLRHFVQLGSGAKDAAA
- a CDS encoding MFS transporter, with the translated sequence MHQSVGVKAPGKAALASWIGSAVEYYDFFIYGTAAALIFPKIFFSAANPQAAAIASFATFGVAYIARPFGAVILGHVGDKFGRKKVLTFTLLLMGFSTFIIGCLPTYDHVGILAPILLVIARLLQGISAAGEQAGANSMTREHAPPNRRAFFTSFTLSGTQAGLILATLVFIPISKLPEADLLSWAWRIPFFLSLVVVIVGFWVRRTSPETPVFLEEARKHEKAKVPLVTLFSNYWADVLRIIFAALISVVSTIFSVFTLSYAVNTMQIDRSTMLTVLVLANIVALGAIPLWASLADRIGRKPVFIFGALGCAVLIWPYIWAISQGNLTLIFVLGILLSGVVYSASNGVWPALYGEMFDTRVRLSGMAIGTQIGFALGGFAPTISAALLGTGPNGWVPVAAFTSVTAIVAAISAATAFETYRTPMLELGKKPVNIAA
- a CDS encoding TetR/AcrR family transcriptional regulator — translated: MSISTPSRKRVSNERSRTNDPDRTKADILAVATEEFAAYGLSGARVDAIAERTRTSKRMIYYYFGGKDGLYLAVLEKAYADIRAIESALELDMLDPVEALRRVIDQTFENDDSHTDFVRLVTIENINQGKHLAEASSIREINLRIIQIIEAILERGRASGLFRSDLEPVDVHMMISAFCFFRVANRHTFGAIHRVDLSEPGRRQKHKQMIADAVIALLQKK
- a CDS encoding DUF1810 domain-containing protein yields the protein MPQKDLFDLERFVVAQAPVFEIALKELQGGRKQSHWMWFVFPQLRGLGHSPTAEFYGIASLDEARAYLAHPLLGSRLYLCTDTVLQIEAHSLQSIFGSPDDIKFRSCMTLFTMAVGGADDPFFQALKRWCEGRPDEKTLTLISP